One window of Halopseudomonas maritima genomic DNA carries:
- a CDS encoding tetratricopeptide repeat protein → MQYSPAAESTPLFRPWALGLAVLLVAVVLVLTYQNKSAFMPQGETDAVSVGYAELLLTAEPENIELRAELLEMLIERGEFSRALRHLSDWQGGDEQLRRFYNLVLDGRMATVRRDEQSIADARQRLTAFDPAGLTSAQQTQLAELALALGMPGRAADLHLALAQEAEGPDRQTHQLAAARWYLAAERPAEASAIYQQLAESARTVEGRRQFAKLAYDGLLAADQAESASLYAVQLLDSGSLSSLGDDWWLPSVQIAQGARRYDLAIRLAEHWYAQEPDSIAALQARFDLALSAGDTATAWEVGQTLVKQAPPNAALLRQMALLGQWRGKPEAALDYWIAYLDLAEDAAARSQAWRLAFQLFDYNRGVQLLSSMAASRRLTDEELDALIYAHEQRGTPAMAENWLRSYLQRAAGQRLAWTRLMQNLQNRQLLQREADTWPQFAGRHQLTISERMSWAEVLWNLYQPEQAWQVLDVAPLDQLSPDYWRLRAALAWELEQDDEVQASYEALLAQGAVLLQSEQAQLIDMYRLQNPELALRMLTANWRRTGDSRYLVNALQLAEEQQDWPLLAALVAEAEQTSSTAGLLPVLLARGLLAERAGRFAEAEQLYLHGLSRQPRSSLLRARLLWLLVDRVDRSKLERALRQWEGEARSVPVMWLPMGAANQILSRSTQALQWFNRHLRDNPQDTLALAAYADALEASGREATALQLRSRLLTRLRFAESERAPYTERQTWARLMTAGGSPRQALAGLQRWQDGSVGALQLWYAAQLARLDSINQEAQKDAWLAWGRARGLREEGYQRIQEALRTNRREALAALLVNPQVDDAHRVAVLERLGDDNQAMAQALSSLGEEQPLAVRRQLWRQSVAFLERYPQGVRVGWGQEDFGGLKTRGPQLSIARFIGENWYLRADGGRAEYDSQLLDSSVLGAERNLLLRAERQLSNGDLSLELDHSGRQDDNRTGVGIARRWSEGGNEIEVGADLQRESRETGLMRALGEESALWVRASHAFSARDQLSWQVSQRQFESRSGIDIGSGQQVNLEFSQIQFFEGPTWILRTGVEWQRNSLSGESLDSLLVANGGAVRQNDVTVDQLLPERVGRVYIGSQLRRGMPGLINRNRGQYTWLLDASTGWDWEEQSMNFALNAGIGIEVFGDDELSFTAGYQSEPIGGDGEAGGTATISYSSRFGR, encoded by the coding sequence ACTCCGGCATCTGAGCGATTGGCAGGGCGGCGACGAGCAACTTCGTCGTTTTTACAACCTGGTGCTCGATGGCCGCATGGCAACAGTGCGCCGTGATGAACAGTCTATTGCAGACGCACGTCAGCGACTGACCGCGTTTGATCCGGCCGGGCTGACTTCGGCGCAACAGACCCAGTTGGCGGAGCTGGCGTTGGCGCTCGGCATGCCAGGCCGGGCTGCGGATTTGCATCTGGCACTGGCCCAGGAGGCCGAGGGGCCTGACCGGCAGACGCACCAGCTGGCAGCTGCGCGCTGGTACCTGGCGGCCGAGCGGCCGGCTGAGGCATCAGCGATCTACCAGCAGCTGGCGGAGTCGGCGCGCACAGTCGAGGGTCGCCGGCAGTTCGCCAAGCTGGCCTACGACGGCTTGTTGGCCGCAGACCAGGCCGAGTCAGCCAGCCTCTATGCGGTACAGCTGCTCGACAGCGGCAGTCTTAGCAGTCTGGGTGATGACTGGTGGCTGCCGAGCGTGCAGATCGCGCAGGGAGCCAGACGCTACGATCTGGCGATCCGTCTGGCTGAACACTGGTATGCACAGGAGCCCGATAGCATCGCGGCACTGCAGGCGCGCTTTGACTTGGCGTTGTCTGCCGGCGATACGGCAACGGCCTGGGAGGTAGGACAGACGTTGGTAAAACAGGCACCGCCCAATGCCGCGCTGTTGCGGCAAATGGCTCTGCTTGGCCAGTGGCGGGGCAAGCCTGAGGCGGCGCTGGATTACTGGATTGCCTATCTGGATCTGGCCGAGGACGCTGCGGCACGCAGTCAGGCCTGGCGCCTGGCGTTCCAGCTGTTCGACTACAACCGCGGCGTGCAGTTGCTGAGCAGCATGGCCGCTTCCCGACGCCTCACAGATGAAGAGTTGGACGCGCTGATCTACGCCCACGAGCAACGCGGCACGCCGGCCATGGCGGAGAACTGGCTACGCAGCTACCTGCAGCGTGCCGCAGGTCAGCGCCTGGCCTGGACGCGGCTCATGCAAAACTTGCAGAACCGTCAGTTGTTGCAGCGTGAGGCCGACACATGGCCGCAGTTCGCCGGCCGGCATCAGCTTACTATCAGTGAACGTATGAGCTGGGCTGAGGTGTTGTGGAATCTCTACCAACCCGAGCAAGCCTGGCAAGTACTGGATGTCGCGCCACTGGACCAGCTCAGCCCGGATTACTGGCGTTTGCGCGCAGCACTGGCCTGGGAGCTGGAGCAAGACGATGAGGTGCAGGCCAGCTACGAGGCTCTTCTGGCTCAGGGAGCGGTGCTCTTGCAGAGCGAACAGGCGCAGTTGATCGACATGTACCGCCTGCAGAATCCGGAGCTGGCGCTGCGCATGCTGACGGCCAACTGGCGGCGCACTGGCGATAGCCGCTATCTGGTCAATGCATTGCAACTGGCTGAGGAGCAGCAGGATTGGCCGCTGTTGGCTGCACTGGTGGCCGAGGCTGAGCAGACATCGAGCACGGCCGGTCTGCTGCCGGTACTGCTGGCGCGCGGTCTACTGGCAGAGCGCGCAGGGCGATTTGCAGAAGCTGAGCAACTTTATCTGCATGGGCTTTCCCGACAGCCGCGCAGCAGCCTGCTGCGCGCGCGATTGCTCTGGCTGCTTGTTGACAGGGTAGATCGCAGCAAGCTGGAGCGGGCTCTGCGGCAATGGGAAGGTGAGGCCCGGTCGGTGCCCGTCATGTGGCTGCCGATGGGGGCTGCCAACCAGATACTCTCGCGCAGCACCCAGGCGCTGCAGTGGTTCAACCGTCACCTGCGCGATAACCCACAGGACACCCTGGCCCTGGCGGCCTACGCCGATGCGCTGGAAGCCAGTGGCCGGGAGGCTACCGCATTGCAACTGCGTAGTCGCTTGCTGACCCGTCTGCGCTTTGCAGAAAGCGAGCGTGCTCCTTATACCGAGCGCCAGACCTGGGCGCGACTGATGACTGCCGGCGGTTCACCGCGCCAGGCGCTGGCCGGACTACAGCGCTGGCAGGACGGCTCGGTCGGCGCACTGCAGCTATGGTATGCCGCTCAGCTGGCTCGATTGGACAGCATCAATCAGGAAGCGCAGAAGGATGCCTGGTTGGCCTGGGGCCGCGCACGCGGCCTGCGGGAAGAGGGTTATCAGCGTATTCAGGAAGCGCTGCGTACCAATCGGCGTGAGGCTCTGGCGGCGTTGCTGGTCAATCCGCAGGTTGATGATGCCCATCGGGTTGCCGTGCTGGAGCGCCTTGGGGATGACAATCAGGCCATGGCCCAAGCGTTGTCCTCACTGGGAGAAGAACAGCCACTGGCGGTGCGTCGGCAGTTGTGGCGGCAATCTGTCGCCTTCCTCGAGCGCTACCCGCAAGGGGTTCGCGTTGGCTGGGGACAAGAGGATTTTGGCGGGCTGAAGACCCGGGGGCCGCAGCTCAGTATTGCCCGTTTTATTGGCGAGAACTGGTACCTGCGCGCCGATGGTGGCCGGGCCGAGTATGACTCTCAGCTGCTCGACAGCAGTGTGCTGGGCGCTGAGCGTAACCTGCTGCTGCGTGCTGAGCGCCAGTTGTCGAACGGCGATCTGTCACTAGAGCTGGATCACAGCGGCCGACAGGATGACAACCGTACCGGTGTCGGCATCGCGCGGCGCTGGAGCGAAGGGGGCAACGAAATCGAAGTGGGCGCGGACCTGCAGCGTGAAAGTCGTGAGACCGGTCTGATGCGTGCACTGGGCGAGGAAAGCGCGCTCTGGGTGCGCGCCAGCCACGCTTTTAGCGCGCGTGATCAACTGAGCTGGCAGGTGTCACAACGACAGTTTGAGAGTCGTTCGGGTATCGATATCGGCTCTGGCCAGCAGGTGAATCTGGAGTTTAGTCAGATTCAGTTTTTTGAGGGCCCCACCTGGATTCTTCGCACGGGTGTCGAGTGGCAGCGTAACAGCCTCAGTGGCGAGTCGCTGGACTCGCTGCTGGTGGCCAATGGTGGTGCCGTGCGGCAAAACGATGTGACCGTTGACCAACTGCTGCCCGAGCGTGTGGGCCGGGTCTACATTGGCAGTCAGTTGCGCCGGGGGATGCCAGGGCTGATCAACCGCAATCGCGGCCAATACACCTGGTTGCTGGATGCCTCTACCGGTTGGGACTGGGAAGAACAAAGCATGAATTTCGCCCTCAATGCCGGTATCGGCATTGAGGTGTTTGGCGACGATGAACTGTCGTTTACCGCCGGCTACCAATCAGAGCCGATCGGTGGTGATGGTGAAGCAGGCGGTACCGCAACGATTTCCTACAGCAGCCGCTTTGGCCGCTGA
- a CDS encoding penicillin-binding protein activator LpoB yields MRILKGMTLAATLLAVSACSTFSGNDGPSFPASANWGLLPMVNYSQTPQAGERSEQILLSVLSEEGIQPRIYPHVEDQDLLVLDDHKRYEQALQWAQGQGFDYLVSGSVEEWQYKNGLDGEPAVGLSLRVLDARTGQVLWSNSGARAGWSRESLAGSAQKVLNTLIGDLRID; encoded by the coding sequence ATGCGCATTCTCAAGGGTATGACACTGGCGGCGACCCTGCTGGCCGTCTCCGCCTGCAGCACCTTCTCGGGGAACGATGGCCCGAGTTTTCCGGCGTCAGCCAACTGGGGGTTGTTACCGATGGTCAACTATTCGCAGACCCCGCAGGCCGGCGAGCGCAGCGAGCAGATTCTGCTTAGCGTACTGTCGGAAGAGGGCATCCAGCCGCGCATCTATCCGCATGTCGAGGATCAGGACTTGCTGGTACTGGATGATCACAAGCGCTACGAGCAGGCGCTGCAGTGGGCTCAGGGGCAGGGCTTTGATTATCTGGTCAGCGGCAGTGTCGAAGAGTGGCAGTACAAGAATGGCCTGGACGGCGAGCCGGCCGTAGGCTTGAGCCTGCGGGTGCTGGATGCGCGCACCGGACAGGTGCTGTGGAGCAACAGTGGTGCCCGTGCCGGCTGGTCGCGCGAAAGCCTCGCCGGCTCGGCGCAGAAGGTGCTCAATACTCTGATCGGTGACCTGCGGATCGACTAA
- a CDS encoding PelD GGDEF domain-containing protein codes for MFKNSVHKDYRLAPGNNRRWSWVETPLLTALVLGVCYWLHPADPLFLHGFPWPILAPLLLAVRYGFLQGACSAALLVLVAYVLHRLGLAGYVELPGSFIVGVLVSSMVVGEFRDLWGRRLERLQTANEYRQYRLDEFTRAYHVLRSSHERLEQRVAGSDTSLRSTLLLLRRQLQEQPQGDALEQMAPALLGVLAQYGSFNAAALYAVREGELLLQRPLAEIGEAVELSADDLLLTLCLQRGDVVSVRDSFLETGREEQVSALQACIPLLSVEGEVLAVVAVHSMPFFAFNERTFTLLALLGGHMADLLETPRQLLRPDDAEARRFSVQLRRALRDANEHDLPSSLMFLKLPDDSVALQKLLIESQRGLDLQLVLSSANGGEGVLVLMPLTDQDGSLGYSQRLNLMVQERFDNASSLQALGVGIHYYEIRQNQPDSALAEFLYQECGLNDQQVAI; via the coding sequence ATGTTCAAGAACTCGGTGCACAAGGATTATCGCCTGGCGCCCGGCAACAACCGTCGCTGGTCCTGGGTGGAAACGCCGCTGCTTACGGCTCTTGTGCTGGGCGTATGCTATTGGCTGCACCCGGCGGACCCGCTGTTTCTGCACGGTTTCCCGTGGCCGATTCTGGCGCCACTGCTGTTGGCGGTGCGTTACGGTTTTTTGCAGGGCGCGTGCAGTGCGGCGCTGCTGGTGCTGGTCGCCTATGTTTTGCACCGCCTCGGCTTGGCGGGTTATGTCGAACTGCCAGGCTCCTTTATCGTCGGCGTGCTGGTCTCCAGCATGGTGGTTGGCGAGTTTCGAGACCTCTGGGGCCGTCGCCTGGAGCGCCTGCAAACGGCCAACGAGTACCGCCAGTACCGGCTTGACGAGTTTACCCGCGCCTATCATGTGCTGCGCAGCTCCCATGAGCGGCTGGAGCAGCGTGTTGCTGGCAGCGATACCAGTCTGCGCAGCACCTTGTTGCTGCTTCGGCGTCAGCTGCAGGAGCAGCCGCAGGGTGACGCACTTGAGCAGATGGCACCCGCGTTGCTGGGGGTACTGGCGCAATATGGCTCTTTCAATGCCGCAGCCCTTTATGCCGTGCGCGAGGGTGAGTTGTTGTTGCAGCGGCCGCTGGCAGAGATTGGCGAAGCGGTCGAGCTGAGCGCGGATGATCTGCTGCTGACGCTGTGTCTGCAGCGTGGTGACGTCGTCAGCGTACGCGACAGCTTTCTGGAAACTGGCCGAGAGGAACAGGTATCAGCATTACAGGCTTGCATCCCCCTGCTGTCGGTTGAGGGCGAAGTGCTGGCCGTGGTCGCGGTGCATAGCATGCCCTTCTTCGCATTCAATGAACGCACCTTTACCTTGTTGGCGCTGTTGGGTGGGCACATGGCAGATCTGCTGGAAACGCCCCGCCAGCTGTTGCGTCCGGATGACGCGGAGGCGCGCCGCTTTTCTGTGCAACTGCGCCGCGCGTTGCGCGATGCAAACGAGCACGATCTGCCTAGCAGTCTGATGTTTCTGAAGTTGCCGGATGATAGCGTCGCCTTGCAAAAGCTGTTGATTGAAAGCCAGCGAGGTCTCGACCTGCAGTTGGTCTTGTCGAGCGCCAATGGGGGAGAGGGCGTGCTGGTGCTGATGCCTTTGACTGATCAGGACGGCAGCCTCGGATATAGCCAGCGCTTGAATCTTATGGTGCAAGAGCGCTTTGATAACGCATCCAGCCTCCAGGCGCTGGGGGTTGGCATTCACTATTACGAGATCCGCCAGAACCAACCGGACAGCGCCTTGGCCGAGTTTTTATATCAGGAGTGTGGGCTGAATGACCAGCAAGTGGCTATTTAG
- a CDS encoding tetratricopeptide repeat protein, with translation MTSKWLFSGALAFELGSWGGLLSNPSIIEGVYLYVVPHAVASVMLTAALWLVLPKRYRFPLPWSPLLLFSLIFFIPVAGAVGVMLGVFPGLYLPRREVEQGWQLTRMPSLPYRAVHEWHSPLFNDGGLQDVLQLAGDSERRLSALLATRAMPGNDAVPVLKLALRDPEDDVRLLAYSMLDQRENHINQHIERLLERQANTPSAATRAALAGWYWELAYLGLAQGGVLQHVLQQALEHADAALRSEPSGDLAVLAGRIQIARGQAVEARRFLEQAADLGVGASRLAPLQAEVAFLEHRYSEVVNQLRRISPARRAKPPLAATVGYWL, from the coding sequence ATGACCAGCAAGTGGCTATTTAGCGGCGCCCTGGCCTTTGAGCTGGGTAGCTGGGGTGGGCTGCTGAGCAACCCCTCAATTATCGAGGGGGTGTATCTGTATGTGGTTCCCCATGCCGTCGCCTCTGTGATGTTGACCGCGGCACTTTGGCTGGTGCTGCCCAAGCGCTATCGGTTTCCCTTGCCCTGGTCACCATTGCTGCTGTTCAGTCTGATTTTCTTTATCCCGGTGGCTGGTGCCGTTGGTGTCATGCTGGGGGTGTTCCCCGGGCTTTATCTGCCGCGACGCGAGGTTGAGCAGGGGTGGCAACTGACGCGCATGCCGAGCTTGCCCTATCGGGCCGTACACGAGTGGCACTCGCCGCTGTTTAACGATGGTGGCCTGCAGGACGTGCTGCAACTGGCTGGCGACTCTGAACGCCGGCTGTCTGCCTTGCTGGCGACCCGAGCGATGCCTGGCAACGACGCGGTTCCAGTACTCAAACTGGCGCTGCGTGATCCGGAAGACGATGTGCGCTTGCTTGCTTACTCGATGCTCGATCAGCGCGAAAACCACATTAATCAGCATATCGAACGCCTGCTTGAGCGGCAGGCTAACACCCCGTCAGCGGCTACGCGCGCGGCTCTGGCTGGTTGGTACTGGGAGCTGGCCTACCTTGGTCTGGCGCAGGGTGGCGTGCTGCAGCACGTGCTGCAGCAGGCGCTGGAACACGCGGATGCTGCGCTGCGCTCTGAGCCTTCCGGTGATCTGGCGGTGCTGGCAGGGCGTATTCAGATCGCACGTGGCCAGGCTGTCGAGGCCAGGCGCTTTCTGGAGCAGGCGGCCGATCTTGGGGTGGGCGCGAGCCGCCTGGCGCCCCTGCAGGCCGAGGTTGCATTTCTTGAGCATCGCTACAGTGAGGTCGTCAACCAGTTGCGACGTATCAGCCCGGCCAGGCGCGCCAAGCCACCGCTGGCAGCGACCGTAGGATATTGGCTATGA
- the pelF gene encoding GT4 family glycosyltransferase PelF encodes MSAPQADICLLLEGTWPYVRGGVSSWVHQMLLGLPDVRFSVVFIGGERDGYPQRHYLIPPNVVHLEEIFVSDAWRYPARPDDTPPTGDRDALESLYRYFQHPDMPTPEHGQELLRQLVAGRITSAQLLRSEASWQVLSQGYLEHCSDPSFIDYFWTLRTMQTPLVMLTELLGRLPRARAVHAVSTGYAGLLGALLKGYWQCPFILTEHGIYTKERRIDLAQAAWVSGKSENSEVSGLAATSGYIRTLWIRYFERAGLLAYQNADPIISLYEGNRARQIRDGAPPALTQVIPNGIALSEWQQVRAHRPEGIAPVAGLIGRVVPIKDVKTFLRAVRSVVNEIPDFEAWIVGPEDEDPAYAHECHSLVSSLGLSAQVRFLGFCNIREIMPQLGVAVLTSISEAQPLVILEAWCAGTPVVSTDVGSCRELIEGVGDEDRALGVAGEVVPIADPLATARAIQRLLQNPDRWHAAQQAGEQRVQRRYSDDLMFARYWRLYRAAMGEG; translated from the coding sequence ATGAGTGCTCCACAGGCGGATATCTGTCTGCTGCTTGAAGGTACCTGGCCCTATGTACGGGGGGGCGTATCCAGCTGGGTGCACCAGATGTTGCTGGGGCTGCCGGATGTGCGCTTTAGCGTGGTGTTTATCGGTGGCGAACGCGATGGCTACCCACAGCGTCACTACCTGATACCTCCCAACGTGGTGCATCTGGAGGAGATTTTTGTGTCGGATGCCTGGCGCTATCCTGCTCGCCCAGACGACACGCCACCGACTGGAGATCGGGATGCTCTGGAAAGCCTGTATCGCTACTTCCAGCATCCGGACATGCCAACTCCGGAGCACGGCCAGGAGCTATTGCGGCAGTTGGTTGCCGGTCGTATCACCAGCGCCCAGTTGCTGCGCAGCGAGGCCAGTTGGCAAGTATTGAGTCAGGGCTATCTGGAGCATTGCAGCGATCCGTCGTTTATCGACTATTTCTGGACCCTGCGTACCATGCAGACGCCGCTGGTCATGCTGACCGAGTTGCTGGGCAGGCTGCCGCGCGCGCGCGCGGTGCACGCGGTGTCAACCGGGTACGCCGGTTTGCTCGGGGCGTTGTTGAAGGGCTACTGGCAATGTCCATTCATCCTTACCGAGCATGGCATCTATACCAAGGAGCGCAGGATCGATCTGGCTCAGGCTGCTTGGGTGTCGGGTAAAAGCGAGAATTCAGAGGTGAGTGGTCTGGCCGCTACCAGTGGTTATATCCGTACCTTGTGGATTCGCTACTTCGAGCGTGCGGGACTGTTGGCTTATCAGAATGCTGACCCGATCATTTCTTTGTACGAAGGCAATCGCGCGCGGCAGATTCGTGATGGTGCCCCCCCGGCGTTAACGCAGGTCATTCCCAACGGTATTGCCTTGAGTGAGTGGCAGCAGGTCCGCGCCCATCGACCGGAGGGCATCGCGCCGGTTGCTGGCTTGATCGGCCGTGTCGTGCCGATCAAGGATGTGAAAACCTTCCTGCGTGCAGTGCGCTCAGTGGTCAACGAGATACCTGACTTTGAGGCCTGGATTGTCGGCCCCGAAGATGAGGATCCCGCCTACGCGCACGAATGTCATAGCCTGGTCAGTAGCCTGGGCTTGTCTGCCCAGGTGCGCTTTTTGGGGTTCTGCAACATTCGCGAGATCATGCCGCAATTGGGTGTAGCGGTGTTGACCTCCATCAGTGAGGCTCAGCCGTTGGTCATCCTCGAGGCCTGGTGTGCCGGTACACCGGTAGTGAGCACCGATGTTGGCTCCTGTCGCGAATTGATCGAAGGGGTTGGTGACGAAGACCGGGCGTTGGGCGTAGCCGGTGAAGTCGTGCCGATTGCCGACCCGTTGGCCACGGCCAGAGCAATCCAGCGACTGCTGCAGAACCCCGACCGCTGGCATGCTGCGCAGCAGGCTGGCGAGCAACGGGTGCAGCGGCGCTACAGTGATGATTTGATGTTTGCGCGTTATTGGCGGCTGTACCGTGCCGCGATGGGAGAGGGTTAG
- the pelG gene encoding exopolysaccharide Pel transporter PelG → MAGIGFELRRILAKDSYSATLRAYLYAGLISSGPWVLSIISVMLIGVMSIGFVVPDVLVRQFLVSVTYLMATSLIVTGGLQLFFTRFVSDRLFEQRMDAITPNLLGILLMVTLFSGLLGTLVLVVLFDQPFVYRVLMLANFVTLCNLWLVIVFLSGMKAYNRILVVMLLGYAGMILTAFFLRNAGMEGLLLALLIGHALLLFIFLFDVLRQYPSERLVAFEFLQRRKVFISLLVTGFCYNLGIWIDKFLFWSNEATSEQVIGPLRASLIYDLPIFLAYLSIIPGMAVFLVRIETDFAEWYERLFRAVREGETLQHIRQLKNEMTLSIRQGLQEICKVQGLTVLLLFLGAPMLLEQLGISQHYLPLFYVDLVGVSVQVVFMALLNVFFYLDKRRVALELCVLFVLLNALLTLATLYLGPTFFGYGFTVSLIMCVLMGVFRLNQTLQKLEYSTFMLEH, encoded by the coding sequence ATGGCCGGTATCGGATTTGAACTGCGGCGCATTCTCGCCAAGGATAGCTACAGTGCCACGCTGCGAGCCTATCTGTATGCCGGGTTGATCAGCTCGGGCCCTTGGGTGTTGTCGATTATCAGCGTGATGCTGATCGGCGTCATGAGTATCGGGTTTGTGGTGCCAGATGTTCTGGTACGCCAGTTTCTGGTCAGTGTTACCTACCTGATGGCGACCTCGCTGATTGTGACCGGCGGTTTGCAACTGTTCTTTACGCGCTTTGTTTCCGACCGATTGTTCGAGCAGCGCATGGACGCCATTACGCCTAATCTGCTCGGTATCTTGCTGATGGTCACGCTGTTTTCCGGCTTGCTGGGGACCTTGGTGCTGGTTGTCCTGTTTGATCAACCCTTTGTCTACCGGGTGCTGATGCTGGCCAACTTTGTGACCTTGTGCAATCTCTGGCTGGTGATCGTGTTTCTGTCCGGCATGAAAGCCTACAACCGTATTCTGGTAGTGATGTTGCTGGGGTACGCCGGGATGATTTTGACTGCGTTCTTTCTGCGCAACGCGGGCATGGAGGGACTGCTGCTGGCGCTGTTGATCGGGCATGCACTGCTGTTGTTCATCTTCCTGTTTGATGTGTTGCGCCAGTATCCGTCTGAGCGTCTGGTCGCGTTTGAGTTCTTGCAGCGGCGCAAGGTGTTCATCAGCCTGTTGGTGACCGGCTTTTGCTACAACCTAGGCATCTGGATCGACAAATTCCTGTTCTGGAGCAACGAGGCGACGTCCGAGCAGGTGATTGGTCCGCTGCGTGCGTCGTTAATCTACGATTTGCCTATCTTCCTCGCCTATTTGTCGATCATTCCCGGTATGGCGGTGTTCCTGGTGCGTATCGAGACCGATTTTGCCGAATGGTATGAGCGCCTGTTCCGCGCAGTGCGCGAGGGTGAGACGCTGCAGCATATCCGTCAGCTGAAGAATGAAATGACGCTGTCGATTCGCCAGGGGCTGCAGGAAATCTGCAAGGTGCAGGGGCTGACCGTGCTATTGCTGTTTCTCGGCGCGCCCATGCTGCTGGAGCAGTTGGGGATATCACAGCACTACCTGCCGCTGTTCTATGTGGATCTGGTGGGGGTCAGCGTGCAGGTGGTGTTTATGGCGCTGCTCAACGTGTTCTTCTATCTCGACAAGCGCCGAGTAGCACTGGAGTTGTGTGTACTGTTTGTATTGCTCAATGCGCTGCTTACCTTGGCCACTCTGTACCTGGGCCCAACCTTCTTTGGCTACGGCTTCACCGTTTCGCTGATTATGTGTGTGCTGATGGGAGTGTTTCGCCTCAATCAGACATTGCAGAAGCTGGAGTACAGCACCTTTATGCTGGAGCACTGA
- the yejK gene encoding nucleoid-associated protein YejK, whose product MPIDNSIVHQIHKKPDGQPASLTLRDAELASSAALEQLLAGLIEAYNSKPNKAWGYFHNESGAYPFSGWLQQLIDQELDFVHFSSQATEHLKTLMEGSNLALGGHVLFIRYRQGMTAFLVIALLHHTEGVTVTDELDVAAARHLDLSSLNMAARINLTEWKQNASAKNYISFIRGRSGKRVSDYFRDFIGCVEGANPEEETNTLLQAFSDYVGEASLEPELVKDKAKAMSSYVNSQSKAGEQVALEELSGVIDEEHPRAFYDYIRNKDYGLNPEMPADKRAISNFMRYYGKADGLSISFESHLLGERVEYDETEDALVIRHPPKGLVQQLRNKRR is encoded by the coding sequence ATGCCCATCGACAACAGCATTGTTCATCAGATTCACAAGAAGCCCGATGGCCAGCCGGCCAGCCTGACCCTGCGCGATGCCGAGCTGGCCAGCTCGGCCGCGCTGGAGCAACTGCTGGCCGGTCTGATTGAGGCCTACAACAGCAAGCCGAACAAAGCCTGGGGCTACTTCCACAACGAAAGCGGCGCCTATCCGTTCAGCGGCTGGCTGCAACAACTGATAGACCAGGAGCTGGACTTCGTCCACTTCTCCAGTCAGGCCACTGAACACCTGAAAACGCTGATGGAAGGCTCCAACCTGGCACTCGGCGGGCATGTGCTGTTCATCCGCTATCGCCAGGGCATGACCGCGTTTCTGGTCATCGCGCTGCTGCACCACACCGAAGGCGTGACCGTGACCGATGAACTGGATGTGGCGGCCGCTCGTCATCTGGATCTGTCCAGCCTGAACATGGCCGCACGCATCAATCTGACTGAGTGGAAACAGAACGCCAGCGCCAAGAACTACATCTCCTTTATCCGCGGGCGCAGCGGCAAGCGGGTATCAGACTACTTCCGCGACTTTATCGGCTGTGTGGAAGGTGCCAATCCAGAGGAAGAAACCAACACCCTGCTGCAGGCCTTCAGCGACTATGTCGGTGAAGCCTCACTTGAGCCAGAGCTGGTGAAAGACAAAGCCAAGGCCATGAGCAGCTACGTCAACAGCCAGAGCAAGGCTGGCGAGCAGGTTGCATTGGAGGAGCTGTCTGGCGTGATCGACGAGGAGCATCCGCGCGCCTTCTACGACTACATCCGCAACAAGGATTACGGTCTTAACCCGGAAATGCCGGCGGACAAGCGCGCGATCAGCAATTTTATGCGCTACTACGGCAAGGCTGACGGACTGTCCATCAGCTTTGAGTCACACCTGCTTGGCGAGCGGGTGGAATACGACGAGACTGAAGACGCGCTGGTTATTCGCCACCCGCCCAAGGGGCTGGTACAGCAGCTGCGTAACAAGCGGCGCTGA